The Cellulomonas wangleii genome includes a region encoding these proteins:
- a CDS encoding ThiF family adenylyltransferase, which produces MSPAGAPLPPLVEPGPPLTPGQVARYARHLALAEVGEAGQRRLLAARVLVVGAGGLGSPVLLYLAAAGVGTLGIVDDDVVEVSNLQRQVVHGAADVGRRKVDSAADAVRALDPALDVRAHPVRLDADNARTLLAGYDLVVDGSDNFATRYLLDDVCAGLGLPWVWGSLQRGHAQVSTFWSTPPVGEGVTLRDVFGGPPPDGTVPPCAVDGVLGAVCAAAGAAMALEVVRLVCGAGRTLLGRVVVHDAFAGTWHDVPVRRRAGDSRRDGAGGATDAPSPVRRADAPTGAPADAPPGAPAGRPAPRDVRTGDVVAADDADVVDLRDAVEVAALPFPGARHVPFAQFVSETTLAGLDLDRPLVLVCRVGSRSAHAAALARAAGVRDARHLPGGVAAWARTPAGPDTA; this is translated from the coding sequence GTGAGCCCCGCGGGCGCCCCGCTCCCGCCGCTCGTCGAGCCCGGTCCCCCGCTCACGCCGGGCCAGGTGGCCCGCTACGCGCGGCACCTGGCGCTCGCCGAGGTCGGCGAGGCGGGCCAGCGCCGGCTCCTGGCGGCGCGCGTGCTCGTCGTCGGCGCCGGCGGGCTGGGCTCGCCCGTGCTCCTGTACCTCGCCGCCGCGGGGGTGGGCACGCTGGGGATCGTCGACGACGACGTGGTCGAGGTCTCCAACCTGCAGCGCCAGGTGGTGCACGGTGCGGCCGACGTCGGGCGCCGCAAGGTCGACTCGGCCGCCGACGCGGTCCGCGCCCTCGACCCGGCGCTGGACGTCCGTGCGCACCCGGTGCGGCTGGACGCCGACAACGCCCGCACCCTGCTGGCGGGGTACGACCTCGTCGTGGACGGCAGCGACAACTTCGCGACCCGCTACCTGCTCGACGACGTGTGCGCGGGGCTCGGGCTGCCGTGGGTGTGGGGCTCGCTGCAGCGGGGGCACGCCCAGGTGAGCACGTTCTGGTCGACGCCCCCGGTCGGTGAGGGCGTCACGCTGCGCGACGTGTTCGGCGGCCCGCCGCCGGACGGCACCGTCCCCCCGTGCGCCGTCGACGGCGTGCTGGGCGCGGTCTGCGCGGCCGCCGGTGCGGCGATGGCGCTCGAGGTCGTCCGCCTCGTGTGCGGCGCCGGCCGGACGCTGCTGGGCCGGGTCGTGGTGCACGACGCGTTCGCGGGCACGTGGCACGACGTGCCGGTGCGCCGCCGCGCGGGTGACTCCCGGCGCGACGGCGCGGGCGGCGCGACGGACGCCCCGTCACCAGTGCGGCGCGCCGACGCCCCTACGGGCGCTCCCGCAGACGCTCCCCCAGGCGCTCCCGCCGGGCGCCCGGCGCCGCGGGACGTGCGCACCGGCGACGTCGTGGCGGCCGACGACGCCGACGTCGTCGACCTGCGCGACGCGGTCGAGGTCGCAGCGCTGCCGTTCCCCGGAGCCCGCCACGTGCCGTTCGCGCAGTTCGTGTCCGAGACGACGCTCGCGGGGCTCGACCTCGACCGGCCCCTCGTGCTCGTCTGCCGGGTGGGGAGCAGGTCCGCGCACGCGGCCGCCCTGGCCCGTGCGGCCGGTGTCAGGGACGCGCGGCACCTGCCCGGCGGGGTGGCCGCGTGGGCGCGGACACCCGCGGGGCCCGACACCGCCTGA
- a CDS encoding cupin domain-containing protein, which produces MPDLHALTTELLDAARTDPHGRSARLVVHDGELRQTVIALVADSRLGEHASPPAASLQTLVGRVRVEVGGDVQQEVGAGELWELTHERHAVQALEDSVVLLTTVTGVATGSHG; this is translated from the coding sequence ATGCCGGACCTCCACGCCCTGACCACCGAGCTCCTCGACGCCGCCCGCACGGACCCGCACGGCCGCAGCGCCCGGCTCGTCGTGCACGACGGCGAGCTGCGCCAGACCGTCATCGCGCTCGTCGCCGACTCCCGCCTGGGCGAGCACGCGTCGCCGCCCGCCGCCAGCCTGCAGACGCTGGTCGGGCGGGTCCGCGTCGAGGTCGGCGGCGACGTGCAGCAGGAGGTCGGCGCCGGTGAGCTCTGGGAGCTCACCCACGAGCGGCACGCCGTGCAGGCGCTCGAGGACAGCGTCGTGCTGCTGACCACGGTGACGGGGGTCGCGACGGGGTCGCACGGGTGA
- a CDS encoding MFS transporter, translated as MTQTPTTPPAAGASTPPVPPVTGTAHGAGAVVLTPPGTTPELVRHRGRWLHGWNPEATDQWQTVGRAVARRNLVLSIFAEFLGFAVWALWSIVVPQLPAAGFALTADQMFWLIAVPSLVGATLRIPYTFAVPVFGGRNWTVVSALLLLVPTGALVWAVQRPDLSFGVLLGVAALAGVGGGNFASSMANISFFYPEREKGRALGLNAAGGNIGTAAVQLAVPLVIVAAAGVQLERAGLMFIPLAVLAAVLAWRLMDNVKDAATDPRTYGSAARQRHTWIISFIYIGTFGSFIGFSGAFPTLLRNEFPTMTLSIAFLGALVGSVARPMGGILADRLGGARVTIAAFAVMAAGTVCAILALRAGSFPLFFGSFLVLFLATGAGNGSVYRMIPAVFRHGAGDAADRARRAKVAAGCLGIAGAVGAVGGFLIPRGFAVSTGATGGIEAALWVIVALYGVMAATTWAVYVRRSAAFGHAVI; from the coding sequence GTGACCCAGACCCCGACGACGCCGCCCGCGGCGGGGGCGTCCACCCCACCCGTCCCGCCGGTCACCGGCACTGCCCACGGAGCCGGCGCGGTGGTCCTGACGCCGCCCGGGACGACCCCCGAGCTCGTGCGTCACCGGGGGCGGTGGCTGCACGGGTGGAACCCCGAGGCGACCGACCAGTGGCAGACCGTCGGGCGGGCCGTCGCCCGGCGCAACCTCGTCCTGTCGATCTTCGCCGAGTTCCTCGGGTTCGCGGTCTGGGCGCTGTGGAGCATCGTCGTGCCGCAGCTGCCCGCGGCCGGGTTCGCGCTGACGGCCGACCAGATGTTCTGGCTGATCGCGGTGCCGTCGCTGGTGGGCGCGACCCTGCGCATCCCGTACACGTTCGCGGTGCCCGTGTTCGGCGGCCGCAACTGGACCGTGGTGTCCGCGCTGCTGCTCCTGGTCCCGACCGGCGCGCTCGTGTGGGCGGTGCAACGGCCCGACCTGTCGTTCGGTGTCCTGCTGGGCGTCGCGGCGCTCGCGGGCGTCGGCGGCGGGAACTTCGCCTCCTCGATGGCGAACATCTCCTTCTTCTACCCCGAGCGGGAGAAGGGCCGTGCACTCGGCCTCAACGCGGCGGGCGGCAACATCGGCACGGCGGCCGTGCAGCTCGCGGTCCCGCTCGTGATCGTCGCCGCCGCGGGCGTGCAGCTCGAGCGCGCAGGGCTGATGTTCATCCCGCTCGCGGTCCTGGCGGCCGTGCTCGCGTGGCGCCTCATGGACAACGTCAAGGACGCGGCGACGGACCCCCGCACCTACGGCTCCGCGGCGCGGCAGCGGCACACATGGATCATCTCGTTCATCTACATCGGCACGTTCGGCTCGTTCATCGGGTTCTCGGGTGCCTTCCCGACGCTGCTGCGCAACGAGTTCCCGACCATGACGCTCTCGATCGCCTTCCTCGGGGCCCTCGTCGGCTCGGTCGCCCGTCCGATGGGCGGCATCCTGGCGGACCGGCTGGGCGGTGCGCGGGTGACGATCGCCGCGTTCGCCGTGATGGCAGCGGGCACCGTGTGCGCGATCCTCGCGCTACGCGCCGGCTCGTTCCCGCTGTTCTTCGGCTCGTTCCTGGTGCTCTTCCTGGCCACCGGTGCCGGCAACGGGTCCGTCTACCGCATGATCCCCGCCGTGTTCCGCCACGGCGCCGGGGACGCGGCCGACCGTGCCCGCCGCGCCAAGGTCGCCGCCGGGTGCCTCGGCATCGCCGGCGCGGTCGGGGCGGTCGGCGGCTTCCTCATCCCGCGCGGCTTCGCCGTCTCCACCGGTGCGACGGGCGGCATCGAGGCCGCCCTGTGGGTGATCGTCGCGCTGTACGGCGTGATGGCGGCGACGACGTGGGCGGTGTACGTGCGCCGCAGTGCGGCGTTCGGCCACGCCGTCATCTGA
- a CDS encoding bifunctional nitrate reductase/sulfite reductase flavoprotein subunit alpha produces MTATTTTQDVRTGATQVATVCTYCGVGCGIVLDVDEHGAVRRASGDRSHPSNAGRLCTKGSTSATVLTAGGRLTSALVRTERGAAPVPADVDRAIDEVARRLREILDRDGPDAIALYVSGQMSIEAQYLANKLAKGYLRTSRIESNSRLCMASAGTGYKLSLGADGPPGSYDDLDHADVFLLVGANMADCHPVLFLRLLDRVKAGARLIVVDPRRTATADRADLFLQVRPGTDIALLNGLLHLLVEEGAVDEEFVAEHTEGWEAMPPLLADYPPDVVEGLTGVPAADLRAAAALIAGATSWVSCWTMGLNQSTHGTWSTNALVNLHLATGAIGRRGSGPFSLTGQPNAMGGREMGYMGPGLPGQRSVLDPDDRAFCEDLWGVPRGTIRADGAGTGTIDMFRRMAEGEIRACWVICTNPVASVGNRRTVIEGLERAELVVTQDVFADTETNAYADVVLPAAMWSEADGVMVNSERTMTLARRALSAPGGALPDWQLIARVATAMGFDGFAHASSEEVFAELRRSSNPRTGYDLRGVTYERLRRGPVQWPAAPDGPARNPLRYLNDGVHQPRHVRQDGTAPRLVFPTPSGRAVFHARPHVDPAELPDDDHPFLLITGRVAHQWHTLTKTGRVPALNRLNPGPFVEVHPDDAARLALADGASVEVASRRGRAVLPVVVTDRVRPGTSFAPFHWNDLFGEYLSVNAVTNDAVDPLSFQPELKACAVALTPVATPAPAPDGTGADEADRTVGAAAGAAPALPVTGDTAAVAAARAFAVALGLPEVAAPVLDAGEQRYLAGFIAGLGHGAPGVPVLPPGAPVAGEHALWVDGVLAGLFSRSGGTDPDGAGAPARELVVLWASQTGTAEELAGEVAARLTAATGRRARVVAMDDVLAAPPRRADLVLVTSTTGDGDAPDNGAALWEVLADPGAPSFEAARFAVLALGDPSYDRFCGHGRRLDGRLAELGAQRLVPHLEREPGDDACVDPWVDALAAALRGDDGAPPAPVDATTGDAAAVADGVVAPGDAGAVPGGTVPGTGSLPAAGQGVSRPGARTARVVEPDATGARGTGERATRARPGRGRLAVNRRLGVAGSGKEVRQVVLDVGDSPVPVTYRAGDALAVHPVNAAALVAEWLAATGLDGAAEVRVDGRARALGDALRTDLELTRPATGLLRFVADRSTGEDLGALLRPGRGDALRQWLWGRQVVDVVAAAQVRASAQDWADALPRLQPRQYSISSSPLVDPHRIALTVGIVRYTAPGGAARAGACSGYLADADAAADVTVHVQPSPHFHLPEDGSVPVVMVGPGTGVAPFLGFLAERRARRDTGDSWLFFGERREATDFWYREELDALRSEGVLTRLDTAFSRDQRTTVYVQDRMHERGARLWSWLERGAHVYVCGDAARMAADVDRTLREVVAAHGGMSPAGAAAYVTAMTRARRYVRDVY; encoded by the coding sequence ATGACCGCCACCACGACGACGCAGGACGTGCGCACGGGGGCGACCCAGGTCGCCACCGTGTGCACGTACTGCGGTGTGGGCTGCGGCATCGTGCTCGACGTCGACGAGCACGGCGCCGTGCGCCGGGCGAGCGGCGACCGTTCGCACCCGTCGAACGCCGGACGTCTGTGCACCAAGGGCTCGACCAGCGCGACGGTGCTGACGGCCGGCGGCCGCCTGACGAGCGCGCTGGTGCGGACCGAGCGCGGGGCGGCGCCGGTGCCCGCGGACGTCGACCGGGCGATCGACGAGGTCGCGCGCCGGCTGCGGGAGATCCTCGACCGCGACGGACCGGACGCGATCGCGCTGTACGTCTCCGGGCAGATGAGCATCGAGGCGCAGTACCTGGCCAACAAGCTGGCCAAGGGCTACCTGCGCACGAGCCGCATCGAGTCGAACTCGCGGCTGTGCATGGCGAGCGCCGGCACCGGCTACAAGCTCTCGCTGGGCGCGGACGGCCCGCCCGGGTCGTACGACGACCTCGACCACGCCGACGTCTTCCTGCTCGTGGGCGCCAACATGGCGGACTGCCACCCGGTGCTCTTCCTGCGGCTGCTGGACCGCGTGAAGGCGGGCGCCCGGCTGATCGTCGTCGACCCCCGCCGCACCGCGACGGCGGACCGGGCCGACCTGTTCCTGCAGGTGCGCCCCGGCACGGACATCGCGCTGCTCAACGGTCTGCTGCACCTGCTCGTCGAGGAGGGGGCGGTCGACGAGGAGTTCGTCGCGGAGCACACCGAGGGCTGGGAGGCGATGCCGCCGCTGCTCGCCGACTACCCGCCGGATGTCGTCGAGGGACTCACGGGCGTCCCGGCGGCGGACCTGCGGGCCGCGGCGGCGCTCATCGCGGGGGCCACGAGCTGGGTGTCCTGCTGGACGATGGGCCTCAACCAGTCCACGCACGGCACCTGGAGCACGAACGCGCTGGTCAACCTGCACCTGGCCACCGGCGCGATCGGGCGCCGGGGCAGCGGGCCGTTCTCGCTGACCGGCCAGCCGAACGCCATGGGCGGGCGCGAGATGGGCTACATGGGGCCGGGGCTGCCCGGCCAGCGCAGCGTGCTCGACCCCGACGACCGTGCGTTCTGCGAGGACCTGTGGGGCGTGCCGCGCGGCACCATCCGCGCCGACGGCGCGGGCACGGGCACGATCGACATGTTCCGCCGCATGGCGGAGGGCGAGATCCGCGCGTGCTGGGTCATCTGCACCAACCCGGTGGCGTCCGTGGGTAACCGGCGCACGGTCATCGAGGGCCTCGAGCGGGCCGAGCTGGTGGTCACGCAGGACGTGTTCGCCGACACCGAGACCAACGCGTACGCGGACGTCGTGCTGCCCGCCGCCATGTGGTCCGAGGCGGACGGCGTGATGGTCAACAGCGAGCGGACCATGACGCTCGCGCGCCGCGCGCTGTCCGCACCCGGGGGCGCGCTGCCCGACTGGCAGCTGATCGCCCGCGTCGCCACGGCGATGGGCTTCGACGGGTTCGCCCACGCGTCGTCCGAGGAGGTGTTCGCCGAGCTGCGCCGCAGCAGCAACCCGCGGACGGGCTACGACCTGCGCGGCGTCACCTACGAGCGGCTGCGCCGCGGCCCCGTGCAGTGGCCCGCGGCGCCCGACGGGCCGGCGCGCAACCCGCTGCGCTACCTCAACGACGGTGTGCACCAGCCGCGGCACGTCCGCCAGGACGGCACCGCGCCGCGCCTCGTGTTCCCGACGCCCAGCGGACGGGCGGTGTTCCACGCCCGCCCGCACGTCGACCCGGCGGAGCTGCCCGACGACGACCACCCGTTCCTGCTGATCACCGGTCGGGTCGCCCACCAGTGGCACACCCTGACGAAGACGGGCCGGGTGCCGGCGCTCAACCGGCTGAACCCCGGTCCGTTCGTCGAGGTGCACCCCGACGACGCGGCGCGGCTCGCGCTGGCGGACGGCGCCTCCGTGGAGGTCGCGTCCCGCCGTGGCCGTGCCGTGCTGCCCGTGGTCGTGACCGACCGCGTCCGGCCCGGCACGTCGTTCGCGCCCTTCCACTGGAACGACCTGTTCGGCGAGTACCTCAGCGTCAACGCGGTGACCAACGACGCGGTGGACCCGTTGTCGTTCCAGCCCGAGCTCAAGGCCTGCGCCGTCGCGCTGACGCCGGTCGCGACGCCGGCACCGGCCCCGGACGGCACGGGCGCGGACGAGGCCGACCGCACGGTCGGGGCAGCGGCCGGGGCTGCGCCCGCGCTGCCGGTGACCGGCGACACCGCGGCCGTCGCTGCCGCCCGCGCGTTCGCGGTGGCACTCGGCCTGCCGGAGGTCGCGGCGCCCGTGCTCGACGCGGGCGAGCAGCGGTACCTCGCGGGCTTCATCGCAGGCCTGGGGCACGGCGCCCCCGGTGTGCCGGTCCTGCCTCCCGGTGCGCCCGTGGCCGGGGAGCACGCGCTCTGGGTCGACGGCGTGCTCGCCGGGCTGTTCTCCCGCAGCGGGGGCACCGACCCCGACGGGGCCGGTGCGCCGGCGCGCGAGCTGGTGGTCCTGTGGGCCTCGCAGACCGGCACCGCCGAGGAGCTGGCCGGCGAGGTCGCCGCCCGGCTCACCGCCGCCACCGGTCGGCGCGCACGCGTGGTCGCGATGGACGACGTGCTCGCGGCGCCGCCCCGGCGCGCCGACCTGGTGCTCGTCACCAGCACGACCGGCGACGGGGACGCCCCCGACAACGGTGCCGCGCTGTGGGAGGTGCTCGCTGACCCCGGCGCGCCGTCCTTCGAGGCGGCGCGGTTCGCGGTGCTCGCGCTCGGCGACCCGTCGTACGACCGGTTCTGCGGTCATGGGCGGCGCCTCGACGGCCGTCTGGCCGAGCTGGGCGCCCAGCGGTTGGTCCCGCACCTGGAGCGCGAGCCGGGCGACGACGCGTGCGTCGACCCGTGGGTCGACGCGCTCGCCGCGGCGCTGCGTGGCGATGACGGCGCGCCCCCCGCGCCCGTCGACGCGACGACCGGTGATGCAGCCGCTGTGGCGGACGGCGTGGTGGCGCCGGGCGACGCGGGAGCGGTGCCGGGCGGCACCGTGCCCGGGACGGGGTCGCTGCCCGCCGCAGGGCAGGGCGTGTCGCGTCCCGGTGCCCGGACGGCCCGGGTCGTGGAGCCGGACGCGACGGGCGCACGCGGGACCGGCGAGCGCGCGACCCGGGCGCGACCCGGTCGCGGCCGCTTGGCGGTCAACCGGCGGCTCGGGGTGGCCGGCTCCGGCAAGGAGGTCCGCCAGGTCGTGCTCGACGTGGGCGACAGCCCGGTGCCGGTGACCTACCGGGCCGGGGACGCGCTCGCCGTGCACCCCGTGAACGCCGCCGCGCTCGTGGCGGAGTGGCTGGCCGCCACGGGCCTGGACGGTGCCGCGGAGGTGCGCGTGGACGGACGTGCGCGCGCCCTGGGCGACGCGCTGCGCACGGACCTGGAGCTGACGCGGCCCGCCACCGGCCTGCTGCGCTTCGTCGCCGACCGGTCCACCGGGGAGGACCTCGGCGCGCTGCTGCGGCCCGGCCGGGGCGACGCCCTGCGGCAGTGGCTGTGGGGCCGGCAGGTCGTCGACGTCGTCGCGGCGGCGCAGGTGCGCGCGTCGGCGCAGGACTGGGCCGACGCGCTGCCCCGGCTGCAGCCCCGGCAGTACTCGATCTCCTCCAGCCCGCTGGTGGACCCGCACCGCATCGCCCTGACCGTCGGCATCGTGCGGTACACGGCGCCCGGCGGTGCGGCCCGCGCCGGTGCGTGCTCGGGGTACCTGGCAGACGCGGACGCCGCCGCGGACGTCACGGTGCACGTGCAGCCCTCACCGCACTTCCACCTGCCCGAGGACGGGTCGGTGCCGGTCGTGATGGTCGGTCCGGGCACGGGCGTCGCGCCGTTCCTCGGCTTCCTGGCCGAGCGGCGCGCGCGACGCGACACCGGCGACAGCTGGCTCTTCTTCGGCGAGCGGCGCGAGGCCACCGACTTCTGGTACCGCGAGGAGCTCGACGCGCTGCGGTCCGAGGGCGTCCTGACGCGCCTGGACACCGCCTTCTCCCGGGACCAGCGCACGACCGTGTACGTGCAGGACCGGATGCACGAGCGGGGTGCCCGGCTGTGGTCGTGGCTCGAGCGCGGCGCGCACGTCTACGTGTGCGGGGACGCCGCGCGCATGGCGGCGGACGTCGACCGGACGCTGCGCGAGGTCGTGGCGGCACACGGCGGGATGTCGCCCGCCGGTGCGGCGGCGTACGTGACGGCGATGACCCGCGCCCGTCGGTACGTCCGGGACGTGTACTAG
- the crcB gene encoding fluoride efflux transporter CrcB — MTPGLFLLVVVAGGIGACTRYVVDALVRSRTTSAFPWPTTVINLTGSFVLGFLTGLVAGDLASTDVSAAVGTGFLGGYTTFSTASYELVQLVRQKKYGVALAYGIGVLVVAVLLALLGYRWGDSL; from the coding sequence ATGACGCCGGGCCTGTTCCTGCTCGTGGTCGTCGCCGGCGGCATCGGCGCCTGCACGCGGTACGTCGTCGACGCGCTGGTGCGCTCGCGTACCACGTCCGCCTTCCCGTGGCCGACCACCGTGATCAACCTGACCGGCTCGTTCGTCCTCGGGTTCCTCACCGGGCTGGTCGCTGGCGACCTGGCCTCGACCGACGTGAGCGCCGCGGTCGGCACGGGATTCCTCGGCGGCTACACGACGTTCAGCACCGCGAGCTACGAGCTCGTCCAGCTCGTGCGGCAGAAGAAATACGGCGTCGCGCTCGCCTACGGCATCGGCGTGCTCGTGGTGGCCGTGCTGCTCGCCCTTCTCGGGTACCGCTGGGGCGACTCGCTGTAA
- a CDS encoding fluoride efflux transporter FluC, whose product MAQAPGSAPPPAGGTPHAAPRHVTLRWSAVGLVLLGGAAGVAAREGLSLAVPDVDEVPVVIPLVNLLAAFVLGYLYEGVARALPGTPLAGRLKLLVGTGFCGGLSTYSSLATDTAVLLDHSRGGVAVLYALGTVVVGALATLAGIALGSRLHPHQPDAHELRRIEGHADTSPAHGRTS is encoded by the coding sequence ATGGCTCAGGCACCGGGGAGTGCTCCCCCTCCCGCCGGCGGCACGCCGCACGCGGCGCCCCGCCACGTCACGCTGCGATGGTCGGCAGTCGGGCTCGTGCTGCTCGGCGGAGCGGCCGGAGTCGCCGCGCGCGAAGGGCTCTCGCTCGCCGTGCCGGACGTCGACGAGGTCCCGGTGGTCATCCCGCTGGTCAACCTGCTCGCCGCCTTCGTGCTCGGCTACCTGTACGAGGGCGTCGCCCGCGCCCTGCCGGGCACGCCGCTGGCGGGCCGGCTCAAGCTGCTCGTCGGCACCGGGTTCTGCGGCGGCCTGAGCACGTACAGCTCCCTGGCCACCGACACCGCGGTCCTGCTCGACCACTCCCGCGGCGGCGTGGCCGTGCTGTACGCGCTGGGCACGGTCGTGGTGGGTGCCCTGGCGACGCTCGCCGGCATCGCGCTCGGCTCACGGCTGCACCCGCACCAGCCCGACGCGCACGAGCTGCGGCGCATCGAGGGACACGCCGACACCAGCCCCGCCCACGGGAGGACGTCATGA
- a CDS encoding urease subunit gamma, whose protein sequence is MDLTPREREKLYVYQVAQLARQRRERGTKLNVSEVQALVSEAIIEGARDGKSVAECMELGKHVVAESDCMPGVRERVSLLQVEATFPDGSKLVSCHDPVSA, encoded by the coding sequence ATGGATCTGACACCTCGTGAAAGGGAGAAGCTCTACGTGTACCAGGTGGCCCAGCTGGCCCGGCAACGCCGCGAGCGAGGCACCAAGCTGAACGTCAGCGAGGTCCAGGCGCTGGTCTCGGAGGCGATCATCGAGGGCGCGCGTGACGGCAAGTCCGTCGCGGAGTGCATGGAGCTCGGCAAGCACGTCGTCGCCGAGTCCGACTGCATGCCCGGCGTCAGGGAGCGGGTCTCGCTGCTGCAGGTCGAGGCGACGTTCCCCGACGGCAGCAAGCTGGTCTCCTGTCACGACCCCGTGTCGGCCTGA
- a CDS encoding urease subunit beta, with product MLGSPQYHHNDQDIEINAGREKVTLLVANTGDRAVQIGSHFHFFEVNRALRFDREKAYGMHLDIPAGNGVRIEPGDTREVTLVAYGGGRRVVGFNNLVDGGLDSRQTRLDALRRLAEREFANGTPEQPAAGTKHEGEH from the coding sequence ATGCTCGGCAGCCCGCAGTACCACCACAACGACCAGGACATCGAGATCAACGCGGGGCGCGAGAAGGTCACCCTCCTCGTGGCCAACACCGGCGACCGCGCCGTGCAGATCGGGTCGCACTTCCACTTCTTCGAGGTGAACCGCGCCCTGAGGTTCGACCGTGAGAAGGCGTACGGGATGCACCTGGACATCCCGGCCGGCAACGGCGTCCGGATCGAACCGGGCGACACCCGCGAGGTGACGCTCGTCGCGTACGGCGGCGGCCGCCGGGTCGTCGGGTTCAACAACCTCGTCGACGGGGGCCTCGACTCCCGCCAGACGCGTCTGGACGCGCTGCGTCGGCTCGCCGAGCGCGAGTTCGCGAACGGGACGCCGGAGCAGCCGGCAGCCGGCACGAAGCACGAGGGGGAGCACTGA
- the ureC gene encoding urease subunit alpha has product MAIIPRKQYTDLYGPTVGDKVHLADSNLVIEIEHDFSEGLYGDEVVYGGGKTARDGMAADPRTTSAQGVLDLVITNAIILDPVLGVLKGDIGVKDGKIAGIGKAGNPNLQNGVDPRLVVGPGTELLAGEHLIATAGGIDAHVHYISPQQGDTAICGGITTLFGGGTGPTDGTNGVTTTPGVWNLHRMLEAAEDMPVSMGFYGKGNGSLRPALEEQVEAGAAALKVHEDYGTTPAALSNALSVADDYDVQITVHTDSLNEAGYVEDTISAIDGRTIHTFHTEGAGGGHAPDIMKLAGHPNVLPSSTNPTLPYTVNSVDELLDMVMVCHHLSHDVPEDVAFADSRVRAETISAETVLHDEGVISMFSSDSQAMGRIGESFTRAFQTAHHNKDKRGKLPQDAEGNDNFRVLRYLAKITINPAITCGISDYVGSLEVGKIADIVLWPVGSFAAKPKMVLQGGLVKWAVMGEPNASLPTPQPVFYRPMFGSFGRAQQSTRVTYMSQAAVEAGVPDKLGLESTVLPVRRTRQLGKGHMVRNGSLPVVDVDPETYKVTLDGEPAHIEPAQTLPMTQLFFLA; this is encoded by the coding sequence ATGGCGATCATCCCGCGCAAGCAGTACACGGACCTGTACGGCCCCACGGTCGGGGACAAGGTCCATCTGGCCGACTCGAACCTCGTGATCGAGATCGAGCACGACTTCAGCGAAGGGCTCTACGGCGACGAGGTGGTCTACGGCGGCGGGAAGACCGCACGCGACGGCATGGCGGCCGACCCGCGCACCACCTCGGCGCAGGGCGTGCTGGACCTGGTCATCACCAACGCGATCATCCTCGACCCCGTGCTCGGCGTCCTCAAGGGGGACATCGGCGTCAAGGACGGCAAGATCGCCGGTATCGGCAAGGCCGGGAACCCCAACCTCCAGAACGGTGTCGACCCCCGCCTGGTGGTCGGCCCGGGGACGGAGCTCCTCGCCGGTGAGCACCTGATCGCCACCGCGGGCGGCATCGACGCGCACGTGCACTACATCTCACCCCAGCAGGGGGACACGGCGATCTGCGGCGGCATCACCACGCTGTTCGGCGGGGGCACCGGCCCCACCGACGGCACGAACGGTGTCACCACCACACCCGGCGTCTGGAACCTGCACCGCATGCTCGAGGCGGCGGAGGACATGCCCGTCAGCATGGGCTTCTACGGCAAGGGCAACGGCTCGTTGCGCCCGGCGCTCGAGGAGCAGGTCGAGGCCGGGGCGGCCGCCCTGAAGGTCCACGAGGACTACGGGACGACCCCGGCGGCCCTGAGCAACGCCCTGTCCGTGGCGGACGACTACGACGTCCAGATCACCGTGCACACGGACAGCCTCAACGAGGCGGGCTACGTCGAGGACACGATCTCCGCGATCGACGGCCGCACCATCCACACGTTCCACACCGAGGGTGCGGGTGGCGGCCACGCGCCGGACATCATGAAGCTGGCCGGGCACCCGAACGTGCTGCCGTCGTCGACGAACCCGACGCTGCCCTACACCGTGAACTCCGTCGACGAGCTCCTCGACATGGTGATGGTCTGCCACCACCTGTCGCACGACGTCCCCGAGGACGTCGCGTTCGCGGACTCCCGCGTCCGTGCCGAGACGATCTCGGCCGAGACCGTGCTGCACGACGAGGGCGTCATCTCGATGTTCTCGTCGGACTCCCAGGCGATGGGCCGGATCGGCGAGTCCTTCACGCGGGCGTTCCAGACCGCCCACCACAACAAGGACAAGCGCGGCAAGCTGCCGCAGGACGCCGAGGGCAACGACAACTTCCGTGTGCTGCGGTACCTCGCCAAGATCACGATCAACCCGGCGATCACGTGCGGCATCTCCGACTACGTCGGGTCCCTCGAGGTCGGCAAGATCGCCGACATCGTGCTGTGGCCGGTCGGGTCGTTCGCGGCCAAGCCGAAGATGGTCCTGCAGGGTGGCCTCGTCAAGTGGGCCGTCATGGGGGAGCCGAACGCCTCGCTGCCGACGCCGCAGCCGGTCTTCTACCGGCCGATGTTCGGGTCGTTCGGCAGGGCGCAGCAGAGCACCCGGGTGACGTACATGTCGCAGGCGGCCGTCGAGGCCGGTGTCCCGGACAAGCTGGGCCTGGAGAGCACGGTGCTGCCGGTGCGCCGCACCCGCCAGCTCGGCAAGGGCCACATGGTGCGCAACGGCTCCCTGCCCGTCGTCGACGTGGACCCCGAGACGTACAAGGTGACGCTCGACGGGGAGCCGGCCCACATCGAACCGGCGCAGACGCTGCCCATGACCCAGCTCTTCTTCCTGGCCTGA